A window of the Echeneis naucrates chromosome 3, fEcheNa1.1, whole genome shotgun sequence genome harbors these coding sequences:
- the usp47 gene encoding ubiquitin carboxyl-terminal hydrolase 47 isoform X2: MEMVPSEENQFVPKEIQNAAEEPRVLCIIQDTTSAKTVNERLTLNLPASTTLSRLYEDVSHKAGYVNGTFDLAWGNMPDMASLDHNSEMSLSESGFEPGGKKNFLHLTDKDGEQPQIASVTDSSGVDDSSQERFIGPLPRESTAGCSGDYSSPSYTYSSILSKSDTGYVGLVNQAMTCYLNSLLQTLFMTPEFRNALYNWEFEESEEDPVTSIPYQLQRLFVLLQTSKKRAIETTDVTRSFGWDSSEAWQQHDIQELCRVMFDALEQKWKQTEQADLINQLYQGKLKDYVHCLECGYESWRIDTYLDIPLVIRPFGASQAYGSVEEALQAFIQPETLDGPNQYFCERCKKKCDARKGLRFLHFPYLLTLQLKRFDFDYTTMHRIKLNDRMTFPEELDMSPFIDVEDEKSPQTESCTDSGAENEGSCHSDQMSNDFSTDDCVDEGICLDSTGSTERVLKPKSLLTFELFSVMVHSGSAAGGHYYACIKSFSDGQWYSFNDQHVSKITQDDIRKTYGGSSGSRGYYSSAFASSTNAYMLIYRLKDPSRNAKYLAVDDFPEHIKSLVQKEKESEEQEKRQREIERNTCKIKLFCMHPVRMMMESKLEVHKDKSLREATEMAYKLMELEGIVPLDCCRLVKYDEFHEYLERSYEGEEDTLMGLLLGGVKSSYMFDLLLETRRPEQVFQPYKPGEVMVKVHVVDLKSEAIASPISVRAYLNQTITEFKQLIAQATGLSAETMRVVLERCYNDLRLLYVPNKTLKAEGFFRSNKVFVESSESSDHQVAFTDSVLWKLLDRHGNTIRLLVLLPEQSPGTLANRTQKVRGDSDVIFDGTKGNRKSVEAILEESTEKLKNLSLQQQQQGSSTSDSQKSSDASDFEHIESPTQEADSNSSLCVAADNRELENRIRASAGSSGGASSDQENHFACEERSDSEVNNDRSTSSVDSDILSSSHSSDTLCNADSGPIQLANGLDSHSITSSRRSKAHEGKKETWDTAEEDSGTDSEYDDNGKSKTEAQYLYFRAEPCSQEDTSWDAQKCLVVHVDKRITLAAFKLNVEPYVGVTSTQFKVFRVYANNQEFESVRLNETLSSFSDDNKITIRLGRALKKGEYRVKVYQLLVNEPEPCKFLVDTVFAKGMTVRQSKEELLPQLKEQCKLDISIDRVRLRKKTWKNPGTVFLDYHVYEEDISISSNWEVFLEVLNEPEKMKSMSELAILTRRWSPATMKLGPFQEVILESSSVEELKEKLSEMSSIPLENLEFAKGRGTFPCDISVLEIHQDLDWNPKVSTLNVWPLYICDDGAVVFYRDSTEEPMELSDDERNELMKKESSRLLKTGHRVSYSPRKEKALKIYLDGGPAKDPGQD, translated from the exons ATGGAAATGGTGCCTAGCGAGGAGAACCAGTTCGTACCCAAAGAG ATACAGAATGCAGCTGAAGAGCCCAGAGTGCTGTGCATAATCCAAGACACAACCAGTGCAAAAACAGTCAATGAGAGGCTGACTCTAAACCTGCCTGCTTCCACAACCCTCTCAAGACTTTATGAAGATGTATCCCACAAAGCAGGATATGTGAATGGAACCTTTGACCTTGCCTGGGGAAATATGCCAGACATG GCATCACTGGACCATAACAGTGAGATGTCCCTCTCAGAATCTGGGTTTGAGCCTGGTGGTAAGAAAAATTTCCTCCATCTTACAGACAAGGATGGAGAGCAACCACAGATTGCATCAGTGA CTGATAGCAGTGGAGTAGATGACAGTTCCCAGGAGCGGTTTATTGGGCCCCTTCCTAGAGAAAGCACTGCAGGCTGCAGTGGTGACTACAGTAGTCCATCTTACACCTACTCATCCATTCTCAGCAAATCTGATACAG GTTATGTGGGCTTAGTTAACCAAGCTATGACCTGTTATTTGAACAGTCTTCTACAAACTCTGTTCATGACTCCAGAGTTCAGAAATGCACTCTACAA CTGGGAATTTGAGGAGTCTGAGGAGGATCCAGTCACTAGTATCCCTTACCAGCTGCAAAGGCTGTTTGTTCTACTCCAAACTAGTAAGAAACGAGCGATTGAGACCACTGATGTAACACGAAGCTTTGGCTGGGACAGTAGTGAAG CCTGGCAACAGCATGACATCCAGGAGCTGTGTAGAGTCATGTTTGATGCCCTGGAGCAAAAGtggaaacaaacagagcag GCTGACCTGATCAACCAGCTGTACCAGGGGAAGCTGAAGGATTATGTCCACTGTCTGGAGTGTGGTTACGAGAGCTGGAGGATTGATACTTACCTGGACATCCCCCTTGTAATCAGACCCTTTGGCGCCAGCCAGGCCTATGGCAGTGTG GAAGAGGCTTTGCAGGCATTCATCCAACCAGAAACTCTGGATGGGCCCAACCAGTACTTCTGTGAACGCTGCAAAAAGAAGTGTGATGCCAGGAAG GGTCTGAGATTTCTGCACTTTCCCTACCTGCTGACACTACAGCTGAAACGCTTTGATTTTGACTACACCACTATGCATCGCATCAAACTGAATGACCGCATGACTTTCCCTGAAGAGCTTGACATGAGTCCATTCATTGATGTGGAAGACGAG AAGTCTCCTCAGACAGAGAGCTGCACTGACAGTGGAGCAGAGAATGAAGGCAGTTGCCACAGCGATCAGATGAGCAATGATTTTTCCACTGATGATTGTGTGGATGAGGGCATCTGCTTGGACAGCACCGGCAGCACAGAGAGGGTCTTGAAGCCAAAG AGTTTGTTGACCTTTGAGCTGTTCTCTGTCATGGTGCATTCTGGGAGCGCTGCGGGTGGCCACTACTACGCTTGCATCAAATCTTTCAGTGATGGCCAGTGGTACAGTTTCAATGATCAGCATGTGAGCAAG ATTACCCAAGATGATATCAGGAAAACATATGGGGGGTCCTCAGGGAGCAGAGGCTATTATTCCAGTGCCTTTGCAAG CTCTACAAATGCATATATGCTGATTTATAGATTGAAAGATCCCTCAAGGAATGCAA AATATTTAGCTGTGGATGACTTCCCAGAGcacataaagagtttggttcaAAAGGAGAAAGAGTCTGAAGAGCAGGAAAAACGACAGAGAGAGATTGAGCGGAATACCTGCAAG ATCAAGCTTTTCTGCATGCATCCTGTAAGGATGATGATGGAGAGCAAACTGGAAGTGCACAAAGACAAATCTCTCAGAGAGGCAACAGAGATGGCTTACAAG TTGATGGAGCTAGAAGGCATTGTCCCTCTGGACTGTTGTCGCCTAGTCAAGTACGATGAGTTCCACGAGTACCTGGAGCGCTCTTATGAAGGTGAGGAGGACACACTGATGGGGCTCCTGCTGGGAGGAGTCAAGTCTTCATACATGTTCGACTTGCTACTAGAGACGCGCAGACCGGAGCAAGTGTTCCAGCCTTACAAACCGGGAG AGGTGATGGTGAAAGTTCATGTAGTGGATCTGAAGAGTGAGGCAATTGCCTCTCCAATCAGTGTTCGGGCGTACCTGAACCAGACGATCACTGAATTCAAACAGCTTATTGCACAG GCTACAGGGTTATCTGCAGAAACCATGCGTGTGGTGCTGGAGCGCTGCTACAATGACCTCCGGCTGCTTTATGTCCCAAACAAGACGCTGAAAGCTGAAGGGTTCTTCAGGAGTAACAAG gtGTTCGTAGAGAGCTCTGAGTCAAGCGATCATCAGGTTGCTTTCACTGATTCCGTTTTGTGGAAACTGTTGGATCGTCATGGTAATACGATTCGTCTCTTGGTCTTACTGCCTGAGCAGTCTCCTGGTACCTTGGCCAACAGAACTCAAAAAGTCAGAGGTGACTCTGATGTGATCTTTGATGGAACAAAGGGCAACAGGAAATCTGTGGAAGCTATTCTCGAGGAGAGCACAGAAAAATTAAagaatctgtctctgcagcagcaacagcagggCTCCAGCACCAGCGACAGCCAGAAAAGCTCTGATGCCAGCGACTTTGAACATATTGAGTCCCCAACCCAAGAGGCTGACTCAAACTCTTCACTATGCGTGGCTGCAGACAACAGAGAGTTAGAGAACCGGATCAGGGCCTCAGCTGGGAGCAGCGGTGGGGCCTCCTCTGACCAGGAGAACCACTTTGCCTGTGAGGAGCGCTCAGACTCTGAGGTGAACAATGACCGCAGCACCAGTTCAGTGGATAGTGACATCCTCAGCTCTAGCCACAGTAGTGACACACTGTGTAATGCAGACAGTGGGCCTATACAGTTGGCCAATGGTCTGGACTCACACAGCATCACAAGTAGCCGCCGCTCCAAAGCCCACGAGGGCAAAAAGGAGACCTGGGACACTGCTGAAGAGGACTCTGGAACAGACAGCGAGTACGATGACAATGGGAAGAGCAAGACAGAGGCCCAGTATCTTTACTTCAGAGCAGAACCTTGTTCCCAGGAGGACACTTCATGGGACGCACAGAAAT GTTTAGTAGTTCATGTGGACAAGAGGATAACATTAGCAGCATTTAAACTGAACGTGGAGCCCTATGTGGGCGTAACCTCAACCCAGTTCAAGGTGTTTCGGGTGTATGCCAACAACCAGGAGTTTGAGAGTGTACGGCTGAATGAAACGCTCTCATCATTCTCTGATGATAACAAG ATAACCATTCGACTAGGAAGAGCACTGAAAAAGGGCGAATACAGAGTTAAAGTGTATCAACTGCTAGTGAATGAACCAGAG CCCTGTAAGTTCCTTGTGGATACAGTGTTTGCCAAGGGCATGACTGTCAGACAGTCCAAAGAGGAGCTGCTTCCTCAGTTGAAAGAGCAGTGCAAGCTTGACATCAGCATTGACAG GGTTCGTCTCAGGAAAAAGACCTGGAAGAATCCAGGGACAGTGTTTCTGGATTACCATGTCTATGAAGAAGACATCAGCATCTCCTCCAATTGGGAAGTCTTCCTGGAAGTCCTTAATG AACCAGAAAAGATGAAGTCCATGTCGGAGCTGGCTATTCTGACCCGGCGATGGAGCCCAGCTACAATGAAACTAGGGCCATTTCAGGAAGTGattttggagagcagcagcgtAGAAGAACTTAAAGAGAAG CTCAGTGAAATGAGTAGTATTCCTCTTGAAAACCTGGAGTTTGCAAAG GGCAGAGGAACGTTTCCTTGTGATATTTCTGTGTTGGAGATCCATCAGGATTTGGACTGGAACCCAAAGGTGTCAACTCTTAATGTGTGGCCTCTGTACATCTGTG